GCGCAGCCGCGGATCCACCGGCGGGTTGTAGGCCAGGCCGATATGGGCGGCATCGCTGGCCACGGCCTCGACCACCTCGTTGACCGAGCCGACGTTGACGCTGATGTTGATGCGCGGATGCTCGATGCAGAACGGCCCCACCACGTGCTCCATCAGGCTGTCGATGAAGCCTTCGCTGATCATCAGGTGCACGTTGCCGCGCCGCATGCCGCGCAGTTCCTGCAGGCGGGCGTTCAGGTGCTCCTGCTGCGCGCGACAGGCGCGGTGGTACTCCAGCAGCATATCGGCGGCCTCGGTCGGCGTCAGGCCGCGCGCGCGGCGCTCGAACAGGGCCACGCCCAGTTCCTTTTCCAGCAGCTGGATCTGGCGGCTGATGACCGACGGCGCGGTGCCGAGCTTGTCGGCCGCGCCGCGGATCGAGCCACAGGCCACGACCTCGTTGAAGTACTTCAACCGTGTCTGGCTGATTTCCGCCATCACTCCCCCCTGTATGTTTTGCCATGGACATCCAGACGCCGGGCAGCATGGCCGCGGCGTCGTTTTTTCGTTGCCCTGAAGGCAACGATAATTTATCACCCAGGTCATTGTTTCGAACACTGCGTGCTCGCAATATGGACGCCGCGCGGACCCGCCCCGGGAACCGCCGCCACCCCAACCACCGCGGCGGGCGCAGACCCGCCCGCGAGGAGACACGCAATGCCCCATCAGGCCACGCCAGGCGCCGATCCGCGCCTGGCTCCGCTCTATCGCAAGATCACCTGGCGCCTGCTGCCGTTCCTGCTGCTCTGTTATGTGTTCGCCTACCTGGACCGCATCAACATCGGCTTCGCCAAGCTGCAGATGCAGCAGGACATCGGCATTTCCGACGCCGTCTACGGCCTGGGCGCGGGCATCTTCTTTCTCGGCTACGTGATGTTCGAGGTGCCCAGCAACCTGCTGCTGACGCGCATCGGCGCACGCCGCACCATCAGCCGCATCATGGTGCTGTGGGGCCTGACCTCGGCCTCGATGCTGTTCGTGCAGGGCGAATGGAGCTTCTACGTCCTGCGCTTCATGCTGGGCGTGTTCGAGGCCGGCTTCGCCCCCGGCATGATCTTCTACCTGACCTACTGGTATTCGCAGTCGCGCATGGCCGGCGTCATGGCGGTGGTGATGCTGGCCGGCCCGATCGGCGGCATCGTCGGCGGCCCGGTCTCGGCCTGGATCATGACGGCCTTCTCCGGCGCGCATGGCCTGGACGGCTGGCAATGGATGTTCCTGCTGGAAGGCCTTCCCTGCGTGCTGCTGGGCGTGATCGCCTTCCGCTACCTGGACGACAAGCCGGCCGAGGCGCGCTGGCTCAGCGCCGAGGAAAAGGCGCTGCTGGCCGCCGACCTGGACAGCCGCGGCGAACACAAGAAGCACGCCTTCGCCCAGGTGCTGCGCGACCCGGCCATCTACGGCATGGCGCTGACCTACTTCTGCCTGATCTGCGGCATCTACGCCGTCAGCTTCTGGCTGCCGACGCTGCTCAAGCTGGCGGGAGTGCAGGACACCATGCAGATCGGCCTGTATTCGGCGATCCCCTACATGGCCGCGGCGGTCTTCATGCTGGGGTTCGCGCGCAGTTCCGACCGCATGCGCGAACGCCGCTGGCACACGCTGGTGCCCGCGCTGCTGGCCGGCGTGGCGCTGTGCATCGCCACCGCGGCGCCGACGCAATTCGCGCTATCCCTGACGGCCATCACGCTGGCCACCGGCTTCATGTGGGCCGCC
The window above is part of the Achromobacter deleyi genome. Proteins encoded here:
- a CDS encoding LysR family transcriptional regulator; protein product: MAEISQTRLKYFNEVVACGSIRGAADKLGTAPSVISRQIQLLEKELGVALFERRARGLTPTEAADMLLEYHRACRAQQEHLNARLQELRGMRRGNVHLMISEGFIDSLMEHVVGPFCIEHPRINISVNVGSVNEVVEAVASDAAHIGLAYNPPVDPRLRCRASRKHPVCLLAARDHALARRRAPLTIADILPYPFALMSAPYGLRQAVDLLEFTERIHLTPSLTTNSLRVLKQYAISGAGVTLMPNLGVHHELASGELVALPIAHPILSAPECQMLLRLGRPLSSAANEVVRRIEQRLPAFAAP
- a CDS encoding MFS transporter, producing the protein MPHQATPGADPRLAPLYRKITWRLLPFLLLCYVFAYLDRINIGFAKLQMQQDIGISDAVYGLGAGIFFLGYVMFEVPSNLLLTRIGARRTISRIMVLWGLTSASMLFVQGEWSFYVLRFMLGVFEAGFAPGMIFYLTYWYSQSRMAGVMAVVMLAGPIGGIVGGPVSAWIMTAFSGAHGLDGWQWMFLLEGLPCVLLGVIAFRYLDDKPAEARWLSAEEKALLAADLDSRGEHKKHAFAQVLRDPAIYGMALTYFCLICGIYAVSFWLPTLLKLAGVQDTMQIGLYSAIPYMAAAVFMLGFARSSDRMRERRWHTLVPALLAGVALCIATAAPTQFALSLTAITLATGFMWAAYTVFWAIPSQYLQGEAAAGGIALINSIGLLGGFLSPSIIGWIKESTGSLSGGLYAISALLVAGALLLLVNRPPQSAPARA